One region of Sphingomonas abietis genomic DNA includes:
- a CDS encoding c-type cytochrome, producing MTRLKAMLAVVSAVLLSGVPTLAGAQDRSAADRSLIERGHALAVAGDCSACHGPSGAGGLAIQSPMGAIYASNITPDTTNGIGRWTEPQFADALRKGRSPDKGWLYPAMPYPSFTGLSDDDVKALYAYYHLAVAPQPKTVPATHLPFPFWRPAMVAWNLFNLHVGKVAGAVPVQTDAEKRGRYLVETLAHCSTCHTPRGLLMGEIGSQHMAGGFVGTWIAPNITPSPEGIGDWSDADLRTFLKTGHVRNHVAGGDMGLAVERSFSQLPDSDLDAMIAYLRKLPPVDGKPARSPVGAAKPTDVAQIEAAALAGVKKPDFAAVTDGAVLYQGGCASCHGQDGGGSSDGAFPSLVQSDTARSYKPNNLILTIYHGIQIQTPSGHAAMPGFAASMTPAQIAAVANYVRSHFGNIDRSDVTEADVAQVIAGKTPTNWLFARAALLAYIAIALIAVLLFLAVRRMIRRRSARRHVSTG from the coding sequence ATGACACGCCTCAAAGCCATGCTGGCCGTCGTCTCGGCCGTCTTGCTGTCGGGGGTGCCGACGCTTGCCGGCGCGCAGGACCGCAGCGCAGCGGACCGGAGCCTCATCGAGCGCGGTCATGCCCTCGCGGTCGCCGGTGACTGCTCCGCCTGCCACGGGCCGTCCGGGGCGGGCGGCCTCGCCATTCAGAGCCCGATGGGCGCGATCTACGCCAGCAACATCACCCCCGACACGACGAACGGGATCGGCCGATGGACCGAGCCGCAGTTCGCCGATGCGCTGCGCAAGGGCCGGTCGCCGGACAAGGGCTGGCTCTACCCGGCAATGCCCTATCCGTCGTTCACGGGGCTGAGCGACGACGACGTGAAGGCGCTCTACGCTTATTATCATCTCGCGGTCGCGCCGCAGCCCAAGACGGTGCCGGCCACCCACCTGCCGTTTCCCTTCTGGCGCCCGGCGATGGTCGCCTGGAACCTGTTCAACCTCCATGTCGGCAAGGTCGCGGGCGCGGTGCCGGTGCAAACCGACGCGGAGAAGCGAGGCCGCTATCTGGTCGAAACGCTGGCGCATTGTTCGACCTGCCACACGCCACGCGGGCTGCTGATGGGGGAGATCGGAAGCCAGCACATGGCGGGCGGTTTCGTCGGCACGTGGATCGCGCCGAATATCACCCCGTCGCCGGAGGGCATCGGCGATTGGAGCGACGCGGATCTCAGGACGTTCCTCAAGACCGGCCATGTCCGCAATCATGTCGCGGGCGGCGATATGGGGCTGGCGGTCGAGCGCAGCTTCAGCCAGCTCCCCGATTCCGATCTGGATGCGATGATCGCCTATCTGCGCAAGCTGCCGCCGGTGGATGGCAAGCCGGCGCGTAGTCCGGTCGGCGCCGCCAAGCCGACCGATGTCGCGCAGATCGAGGCGGCGGCGCTGGCTGGTGTCAAGAAGCCCGATTTCGCGGCCGTAACCGACGGCGCGGTGCTGTATCAGGGCGGCTGCGCGAGTTGTCACGGCCAGGATGGCGGCGGCTCTTCGGACGGGGCCTTCCCGTCGCTGGTCCAAAGCGACACCGCGCGCTCCTACAAGCCCAACAACCTGATCCTGACGATCTATCATGGCATCCAGATCCAGACGCCCTCGGGCCATGCCGCGATGCCCGGTTTCGCCGCATCGATGACGCCGGCCCAGATCGCGGCGGTCGCCAATTATGTGAGGAGCCATTTCGGCAATATCGACCGGAGCGACGTCACCGAAGCCGACGTCGCCCAGGTGATCGCCGGCAAGACGCCGACCAACTGGCTCTTCGCCAGGGCGGCGCTGCTGGCCTATATCGCCATCGCGCTGATCGCCGTGCTTCTGTTTCTGGCCGTGCGTCGGATGATCCGTCGCCGGTCGGCCCGGCGTCACGTCTCTACAGGCTGA
- a CDS encoding GMC family oxidoreductase: MPDFDADVVVVGSGALGAQVAYEIAHAGKSVIILEAGPNTPDWRLTENFRVSPRKDNLSDPFGSLDYAPNSWTPGYVSADIDADTIPGTIRSVGGTARHWTGVAWRLLPEEMKMRSTFGVGRDWPFGYDVLEPFYTAADYQIGVAGLTENDDSGRNLGHTYPPRSKPYPLPPEAKPYFIQRFQMRTAARGYITQQMPGARVTEPYDGRPACIGNNICNPNCPIGAKYSGQKAVERAVKAGAQLRHDAIVDTIAVDGRGRITSISYQSPTGVRSTLTARRYVIAGHGFETPKLLMMNGLAGRTGLLGRNMMIHPSLNMSFFADEPVWTGRGQAVHGAMVQRRLMKDRGETAGGFYQFVNSSPVADVAADILKEGRLVGAAFDEELRRRASQVINIQILLEDLPVPDNGIALNPGWKDRLGLPGLRLRYRIPDYAKAALPRTIADYANWVQAMGGTPRQVPGQWTVQHHIMGTTIMGDDPDTSIVDADLRSHDHDNLFLVTTGVFPSASCVNPTLTGIALAIRAGRHIAGEV, from the coding sequence ATGCCGGACTTTGACGCCGACGTCGTGGTGGTCGGCTCGGGTGCGCTGGGTGCGCAGGTGGCCTATGAGATCGCCCATGCGGGCAAATCCGTGATCATCCTGGAGGCAGGCCCCAACACGCCCGATTGGCGGCTGACCGAAAATTTCCGGGTCAGCCCGCGCAAGGACAATCTGAGCGACCCGTTCGGCAGCCTGGACTATGCGCCGAATTCGTGGACGCCGGGCTATGTCAGTGCCGACATCGACGCCGATACGATACCGGGCACGATCCGCTCGGTCGGCGGCACCGCACGCCACTGGACCGGCGTGGCCTGGCGGCTGTTGCCCGAAGAGATGAAGATGCGCAGCACCTTCGGGGTGGGGCGCGACTGGCCGTTCGGCTACGACGTGCTCGAACCCTTCTACACCGCTGCCGACTATCAGATCGGCGTCGCGGGCCTGACCGAGAATGACGATTCCGGGCGCAATCTCGGCCATACCTATCCGCCGCGCTCGAAACCCTATCCGCTGCCGCCCGAGGCCAAGCCCTATTTCATCCAGCGGTTCCAGATGCGCACGGCGGCGCGCGGCTACATCACGCAGCAGATGCCGGGCGCCCGCGTGACCGAGCCGTATGACGGGCGGCCGGCCTGCATCGGCAACAATATCTGCAATCCGAACTGCCCGATCGGCGCCAAATATTCCGGGCAGAAGGCGGTGGAGCGGGCGGTCAAGGCGGGCGCGCAGCTGCGCCACGATGCGATCGTCGACACAATCGCCGTCGATGGCCGAGGCCGGATCACCTCCATCTCCTATCAAAGCCCGACGGGGGTTCGGTCGACGCTGACCGCCCGCCGCTATGTGATCGCCGGCCATGGCTTCGAAACACCCAAGCTGCTGATGATGAACGGCCTCGCCGGCCGCACCGGCCTGCTCGGGCGCAACATGATGATCCATCCCAGCCTGAACATGAGCTTCTTCGCCGACGAGCCGGTCTGGACCGGTCGCGGTCAGGCCGTCCATGGCGCGATGGTGCAACGCCGGCTGATGAAAGATCGCGGCGAGACCGCCGGCGGTTTCTACCAGTTCGTCAACAGCAGCCCGGTCGCCGACGTCGCCGCCGACATTCTCAAGGAGGGCAGGCTCGTCGGCGCGGCATTCGACGAGGAGCTGCGTCGTCGCGCGTCGCAGGTGATCAATATCCAGATCCTGCTCGAGGATCTTCCCGTTCCCGACAATGGGATCGCGCTCAATCCGGGCTGGAAGGACCGGCTGGGGCTGCCCGGCCTCAGGCTTCGCTACCGGATTCCGGATTATGCGAAGGCCGCCCTGCCGCGGACGATCGCGGACTATGCCAATTGGGTCCAGGCGATGGGCGGTACGCCCAGGCAGGTTCCCGGCCAGTGGACGGTGCAGCATCACATCATGGGGACGACGATCATGGGGGACGATCCGGACACGTCGATCGTCGATGCCGATCTGCGCAGCCACGATCATGACAATCTCTTCCTCGTCACCACGGGTGTCTTCCCGTCGGCCTCCTGCGTCAATCCAACCCTGACGGGTATCGCCCTGGCGATCCGGGCGGGCCGTCATATCGCCGGGGAGGTCTGA
- a CDS encoding sugar dehydrogenase complex small subunit encodes MNMIVDRRTLIALLAAPPLTAFLPPAILAQETNAATSFLQVSRIITATDALTQGVADRVESLMAKRDHQFAGRLQKLSALLLQGEDRASALGRLDPDNLRFAIEIAKPWYVGYLGTPSNSFLEDDAEFATYLEAQSYQKLLREVPRPSFPPGSAGWWSAVPDGVTAPEMPTGVAEWSFHPPGRAAEILDPAPAWLSYVKASHVDVDAARKARPDAA; translated from the coding sequence ATGAACATGATAGTCGACAGGCGCACGCTGATCGCCCTTCTGGCCGCGCCGCCGCTCACCGCCTTCCTGCCCCCTGCGATTCTGGCGCAGGAGACGAATGCGGCGACCAGCTTCCTCCAGGTCAGCCGCATCATCACCGCGACGGACGCGCTGACCCAGGGCGTGGCCGACAGGGTCGAGTCCCTCATGGCCAAGCGCGACCACCAATTCGCCGGCCGCCTCCAGAAACTGTCCGCCCTGCTGTTGCAGGGCGAGGATCGGGCGAGCGCGCTCGGCCGTCTCGATCCCGACAATCTGCGGTTCGCGATCGAGATCGCGAAGCCATGGTATGTCGGCTACCTCGGCACGCCGTCCAACAGCTTTCTCGAGGACGACGCCGAATTTGCGACCTATCTCGAGGCGCAGAGCTACCAGAAACTGCTGCGTGAAGTCCCGAGGCCGAGCTTTCCGCCGGGATCGGCCGGTTGGTGGAGCGCGGTCCCCGACGGCGTGACCGCGCCCGAAATGCCGACCGGGGTCGCCGAATGGTCGTTCCATCCGCCCGGCCGAGCGGCCGAGATCCTCGATCCCGCTCCCGCCTGGCTGTCCTATGTAAAGGCCAGCCATGTCGACGTCGACGCTGCCCGAAAGGCGCGCCCCGATGCGGCCTGA
- a CDS encoding GlcG/HbpS family heme-binding protein — translation MSKRVASLTITALAMTMGGAAFAQAPSVPAAIPFDIPYGASISLDAAKAVATAAEAEAKRRGWKDTIVVVGPAGEPVLIEKMDGTMLGASKVAEGKAVTAANFRRPTKAFQDLLEGGHSIPLALGVTPAEGGFPLIEAGRVIGAIGVSGGDGSQDTIVAQAGVAGLR, via the coding sequence ATGTCGAAACGTGTCGCGTCTCTCACGATCACCGCTCTCGCCATGACGATGGGCGGGGCGGCTTTCGCGCAGGCGCCGTCTGTCCCCGCGGCCATTCCGTTCGACATCCCTTATGGCGCATCCATTTCGCTGGACGCCGCAAAGGCGGTGGCCACGGCCGCGGAGGCCGAAGCGAAGAGGCGCGGCTGGAAGGACACCATCGTCGTCGTCGGCCCGGCGGGCGAACCCGTTCTGATCGAGAAGATGGACGGGACGATGCTGGGGGCCTCCAAGGTCGCCGAGGGCAAGGCCGTCACCGCCGCGAATTTCCGCCGGCCGACCAAGGCATTCCAGGATCTGCTGGAAGGGGGCCACTCCATCCCGCTGGCGCTCGGCGTGACCCCGGCCGAAGGCGGTTTCCCGCTCATCGAGGCGGGCAGGGTGATCGGCGCGATCGGCGTCAGCGGGGGAGACGGTTCGCAGGACACGATCGTCGCCCAGGCCGGTGTCGCCGGGTTGCGATAG
- a CDS encoding IclR family transcriptional regulator has translation MSAKHIQSIERAMAILETVARDGGSAKLSRIAEETGLGKTTAHNILTTLGALGYVRRRVGDTRYHLGGRIMNLARITGDDSSLRHRLRPALEAIAARSGETVYLGVPSGDEVYYLDMAGTPPVPEAYNAPGARDHLEGSAIGLVFLAFMPGLRERVLLSRADALPPLVERDIAEVERLGFGLDLESHRSGLHCVAIPWREEGEVRASLGLCGPAARLPKAKLAELAWMMVREIEKV, from the coding sequence ATGTCCGCAAAGCACATTCAGTCGATCGAGCGCGCCATGGCGATCCTGGAGACCGTCGCGCGCGATGGGGGATCTGCGAAGCTGTCGAGAATCGCGGAGGAGACCGGGCTCGGCAAGACGACCGCGCACAACATCCTCACCACGCTCGGCGCGCTCGGCTATGTGCGCCGCCGGGTCGGCGACACCCGCTATCATCTGGGCGGCCGCATCATGAACCTGGCGCGCATCACGGGAGACGATAGCAGCCTGCGTCATCGGCTGAGGCCGGCGCTCGAAGCCATTGCCGCGCGATCGGGCGAGACCGTCTATCTCGGCGTACCGAGCGGCGACGAGGTCTATTATCTCGACATGGCCGGCACGCCGCCAGTGCCGGAGGCCTATAACGCCCCGGGCGCGCGCGACCATCTCGAGGGATCTGCGATCGGCCTCGTCTTTCTCGCCTTCATGCCCGGATTGAGGGAGCGCGTCCTGCTGTCGCGGGCCGACGCCCTTCCCCCGCTGGTCGAGCGCGACATCGCGGAGGTCGAGCGGCTCGGCTTCGGTCTCGACCTCGAATCGCATCGCTCCGGCCTCCATTGCGTCGCGATTCCCTGGCGCGAGGAGGGGGAAGTTCGCGCCAGCCTCGGCCTGTGCGGGCCAGCGGCCAGATTGCCCAAGGCCAAGCTCGCGGAATTGGCCTGGATGATGGTGAGGGAGATCGAGAAGGTCTGA
- a CDS encoding TetR/AcrR family transcriptional regulator translates to MKVSREQMKANRARILDEAGRLFRQHGFDAVTVSDIMKAAGQTHGGFYGHFASKDELVAQTMIHLLHGEGSVAAGLEAWIDTYLSPPHRDAPAQGCPTASLAGLMRGQTCEARAAMADGLAAQLGRLAAALPEGDAVARRREAIGTWAAMVGAVILSRSVDDAALAEEVLTGTRAWIANMT, encoded by the coding sequence GTGAAGGTCAGTCGGGAGCAGATGAAGGCCAATCGGGCCCGTATCCTCGACGAGGCGGGCCGGCTGTTTCGGCAGCATGGCTTCGACGCCGTGACGGTGTCGGATATCATGAAGGCGGCGGGCCAGACGCATGGCGGCTTCTACGGGCATTTCGCCTCCAAGGACGAACTGGTCGCGCAGACCATGATCCACCTGCTGCACGGCGAGGGTTCGGTCGCGGCGGGGCTCGAGGCGTGGATCGACACCTATCTGTCTCCTCCCCATCGCGACGCGCCGGCGCAGGGATGCCCGACCGCGAGCCTCGCCGGGCTGATGCGCGGTCAGACTTGCGAGGCGCGGGCCGCGATGGCGGACGGGCTCGCGGCGCAGCTCGGCCGGCTCGCGGCCGCCTTGCCCGAGGGCGACGCGGTCGCGCGGCGACGGGAGGCGATCGGGACATGGGCGGCGATGGTGGGCGCGGTCATCCTGTCCCGCTCGGTCGACGATGCGGCGCTGGCCGAGGAAGTGCTGACCGGGACGCGCGCGTGGATCGCGAACATGACCTGA
- a CDS encoding alkene reductase: protein MTDTSLFSSYALGDLTLANRVVMAPLTRNRAGAGFVPTALMADYYAQRASAGLIISEATQISQQGQGYQDTPGIYTPEQIAGWRAVTDAVHAKGGRIILQLWHVGRVSHVDLQPGGAAPVAPSAIRAETKTFVNNGFADVSEPRALALDELPGIVEDFRRGAANAIAAGFDGVEIHGANGYLLDQFAKDGANHRSDAYGGSVENRARLMIEVAAAVANEVGPQRTGIRLSPVSPANGVATSDPQAQFDHIARELKKLDLAFIHVVEGATGGPRDIAPFDYAALRTAFGNSYIANNGYDRDLAEARLADGSADLIAFGRPFIANPDLVERLKAGIPLAQIDPTTLYGGGAKGYTDYPAAPTPDA from the coding sequence ATGACCGACACCAGCCTCTTTTCGTCCTATGCGCTGGGCGACCTCACGCTCGCGAACCGCGTCGTGATGGCGCCCTTGACCCGCAACCGCGCGGGCGCCGGGTTCGTGCCGACGGCGCTGATGGCGGACTATTATGCCCAGCGCGCCTCGGCCGGGCTCATCATCAGCGAAGCGACGCAGATCTCGCAGCAGGGCCAGGGCTATCAGGACACGCCGGGCATCTACACGCCCGAGCAGATCGCCGGCTGGCGTGCGGTGACGGACGCCGTCCACGCCAAGGGTGGGCGCATCATTCTTCAGCTCTGGCATGTCGGCCGCGTCAGCCATGTCGATCTGCAGCCGGGCGGCGCGGCCCCCGTCGCGCCGTCGGCGATCCGCGCGGAGACCAAGACCTTCGTCAACAACGGCTTTGCCGACGTCTCCGAACCGCGTGCGCTCGCGCTGGACGAGCTTCCCGGCATCGTCGAGGATTTCCGCCGCGGGGCCGCCAACGCGATCGCGGCGGGTTTCGACGGCGTCGAGATCCACGGCGCCAACGGCTATCTGCTCGACCAGTTCGCCAAGGACGGCGCCAACCATCGGAGCGACGCCTATGGCGGCTCGGTCGAGAACCGCGCGCGCCTGATGATCGAGGTGGCCGCCGCGGTCGCCAACGAGGTGGGGCCGCAGCGAACGGGCATCCGCCTTTCCCCGGTGTCGCCCGCCAACGGCGTCGCGACGAGCGATCCGCAAGCCCAGTTCGACCATATCGCCCGCGAGTTGAAGAAGCTCGACCTCGCCTTCATCCATGTCGTCGAGGGGGCGACCGGAGGCCCGCGCGATATCGCGCCGTTCGACTATGCCGCGCTGCGCACGGCGTTCGGCAACAGCTATATCGCCAATAACGGCTATGACCGCGATCTCGCGGAGGCGCGTCTGGCCGACGGGAGCGCGGATCTGATCGCGTTCGGCCGCCCGTTCATCGCCAATCCCGATCTGGTCGAGCGGTTGAAGGCGGGCATCCCCCTCGCCCAGATCGACCCGACGACGCTCTATGGCGGCGGGGCCAAGGGCTATACCGATTATCCCGCCGCCCCGACCCCGGACGCCTGA
- a CDS encoding NADP-dependent oxidoreductase, with product MQAHILDRYGKGQTLRLGDWPDPVPAADEVLVEVHAAGLNPLDGKIRDGAFKPILPYKPPFLLGHDLAGIVVSVGANVRRFQRGDAVYARARDGHIGSFAERIAVNESDLAMKPASLSMAEAAAIPLAGLTAWQALVERAALKQGQKILIHAGSGGVGVMAIQLAKHLGATVATTTSAANADLVRSLGADIVIDYRSQDFTTLLSDYDVVLNSLDAATLERSLAVLKPGGRLISISGPPDPAFARTQGLNAVLGMLLRLMSARIRRKAKRAGVAYSFLFMRADGAQLARLSELIEGGSLRPVVDRTVPFAQLNDALAYVDTGRAKGKVVVGIR from the coding sequence ATGCAAGCCCATATCCTCGACCGCTACGGCAAGGGCCAGACACTGCGCCTCGGCGACTGGCCCGATCCCGTGCCCGCCGCCGACGAGGTGCTGGTCGAGGTCCACGCGGCGGGGCTCAACCCGCTCGACGGCAAGATCCGCGACGGCGCTTTCAAGCCGATCCTGCCCTATAAGCCGCCGTTCCTGCTCGGCCACGATCTCGCCGGGATCGTCGTTTCGGTCGGCGCGAATGTCCGACGGTTCCAGCGCGGCGATGCGGTCTATGCGCGGGCACGCGACGGCCATATCGGCAGCTTCGCCGAGCGGATCGCGGTCAACGAATCCGATCTGGCGATGAAGCCCGCCAGCCTGTCGATGGCCGAAGCCGCAGCTATCCCCTTGGCCGGCCTGACCGCGTGGCAGGCCCTGGTCGAACGCGCCGCGCTCAAGCAGGGGCAGAAGATCCTGATCCATGCCGGATCGGGCGGCGTCGGGGTGATGGCGATCCAGCTCGCCAAGCATCTCGGCGCGACCGTCGCGACGACCACGAGCGCCGCCAATGCCGATCTGGTCCGCAGCCTCGGCGCGGATATCGTCATCGACTACAGGTCGCAGGATTTCACCACGCTGCTGTCCGACTACGACGTCGTGCTGAACAGCCTGGATGCGGCGACGCTCGAACGATCCCTCGCGGTCCTCAAGCCCGGTGGCCGGCTGATCTCGATCTCCGGTCCACCCGACCCGGCCTTCGCCAGGACGCAGGGCCTCAACGCCGTGCTGGGGATGCTGCTGCGCCTGATGAGCGCCCGCATCCGTCGCAAGGCGAAACGTGCCGGTGTCGCTTATTCGTTCCTGTTCATGCGGGCCGACGGCGCGCAACTCGCCCGACTGAGCGAGTTGATCGAGGGTGGCTCGCTTCGTCCGGTGGTCGATCGAACCGTCCCGTTCGCGCAATTGAACGACGCGCTGGCCTATGTCGACACCGGTCGCGCCAAGGGCAAGGTCGTCGTCGGCATCCGGTGA
- a CDS encoding IS701 family transposase, whose amino-acid sequence MVRRPWMTGASIEATLELWASSLRDVKSRMRGLFTQERVAASANLFLDGLLSDERRKTGWMRAEAAGDPGPWRQQAILGRGRWEADELRDIVRDYVVESLATDEAVLVIDETGFLKQGKASCGVARQYTGSAGKITNCQIGVFVAYVSARGHAFIDRALYLPKSWTGDPARLAATHVPEALAFATKPALAVQMIQRALAAKVPFSWVAADAVYGVGDVEQALRRACKGYVLGVKSDHYFGSWGDKPPVAGKAEEIAQDLDADAWKRLSAGEGTKGARLHDWAYCELADLDADEYDETKSGVWTRGLLIRRNISDGDLAYFTTWCPAGTNIQTLVAVEGRRWAIEDSFETTKNELGLDHNESRSWHGWHRHVSLVMLAFAMMAVIRYRANAVTPPKRSRTRTVRI is encoded by the coding sequence ATGGTAAGGAGGCCGTGGATGACGGGTGCATCGATAGAAGCGACACTGGAGTTGTGGGCGTCCTCGCTGCGGGACGTGAAGAGCCGTATGCGCGGGTTGTTCACGCAGGAGCGCGTTGCGGCGTCTGCGAACCTGTTTCTGGACGGCTTGCTGAGTGACGAGCGCCGCAAGACGGGTTGGATGCGCGCCGAGGCTGCAGGGGATCCGGGGCCTTGGCGGCAACAGGCTATTTTGGGCCGCGGGCGATGGGAGGCAGACGAGCTTCGCGACATCGTACGAGACTATGTTGTTGAGAGCCTTGCGACCGACGAGGCAGTCCTGGTCATCGACGAGACCGGTTTCCTCAAGCAAGGCAAGGCTTCCTGTGGCGTTGCGCGTCAATATACCGGATCGGCTGGCAAGATCACGAACTGCCAGATCGGTGTATTCGTGGCCTATGTATCGGCTCGCGGGCACGCGTTTATCGATCGCGCTTTGTATCTTCCAAAGAGCTGGACGGGTGATCCCGCACGACTTGCCGCAACCCATGTCCCTGAAGCGTTAGCCTTCGCCACCAAGCCGGCTTTGGCTGTTCAGATGATACAGCGGGCTTTGGCGGCCAAGGTCCCATTTTCATGGGTCGCGGCGGACGCCGTATATGGGGTCGGTGACGTCGAGCAGGCCCTGCGTCGAGCCTGCAAGGGCTACGTTCTCGGCGTGAAGTCGGATCACTATTTTGGCTCTTGGGGCGACAAGCCCCCGGTCGCAGGCAAGGCGGAGGAGATCGCACAAGACCTCGATGCAGACGCATGGAAACGCCTGTCCGCTGGTGAGGGCACAAAGGGCGCCCGTCTTCATGACTGGGCATATTGCGAGCTCGCCGATCTCGATGCCGATGAATATGACGAGACGAAATCAGGCGTGTGGACCCGGGGCCTGCTGATCCGCCGTAACATCAGCGACGGTGACCTGGCCTACTTCACGACCTGGTGCCCGGCCGGCACCAACATCCAGACACTCGTCGCTGTCGAAGGCCGTCGTTGGGCGATTGAAGATAGCTTCGAGACCACCAAAAACGAACTCGGCCTCGATCATAACGAAAGCCGTTCGTGGCATGGCTGGCATCGCCACGTCTCTCTGGTCATGCTCGCCTTCGCCATGATGGCGGTGATCCGATACCGCGCCAATGCCGTGACGCCCCCAAAAAGATCGAGGACGCGGACCGTCAGGATCTGA
- a CDS encoding alpha/beta hydrolase: MPSKEMEAVIASLTDFPLDVAGQRDHYRKVWNSVPVDPDIHAKPAACGHIGSGDSEWVWSDHADPERVFIYFHGGGYVCGDPWMWRQFNGLLSKASGFYGLGFGYRLAPEHPFPAAIEDSLQGYQWLLDTGIKPSNIILVGDSAGGGLVLSVMMAARDRGVPLPAGGIALSPWTDLELSGETITLKTDPLTTVESATGMAKRFLGEADARNPLASVLYGDFSGLPPLHLEAGENDLLFSDSTRLVRRLEDYAVPVDFHATPGAIHSFPALASATPEGQAAIARMAAFMRTRLG, encoded by the coding sequence ATGCCGAGTAAAGAGATGGAGGCGGTGATCGCATCCCTCACCGATTTCCCGTTGGACGTCGCAGGGCAGCGCGACCATTATCGCAAGGTCTGGAACAGCGTGCCGGTGGATCCGGACATCCATGCCAAGCCGGCGGCGTGCGGACATATCGGCTCCGGGGATTCGGAATGGGTCTGGAGCGACCATGCCGATCCCGAGCGCGTCTTCATCTATTTCCACGGCGGCGGCTATGTCTGCGGCGATCCCTGGATGTGGCGCCAGTTCAACGGCCTGCTGTCGAAGGCGTCGGGCTTTTACGGGCTCGGCTTCGGATATCGCCTGGCGCCCGAACACCCCTTCCCCGCCGCGATCGAAGACTCGCTCCAAGGTTATCAATGGCTGCTCGATACCGGGATCAAGCCGAGCAACATCATTCTCGTCGGCGATTCCGCCGGGGGCGGCCTGGTCCTTTCGGTGATGATGGCGGCGCGCGATCGCGGCGTTCCCCTGCCCGCGGGCGGCATCGCCCTGTCCCCCTGGACCGACCTCGAACTGTCCGGCGAGACGATCACGCTGAAGACCGATCCGCTGACGACGGTGGAATCCGCCACGGGCATGGCGAAGCGGTTTCTCGGCGAGGCCGACGCGAGAAATCCGCTGGCGTCCGTCCTGTACGGGGATTTCAGCGGCCTTCCGCCGCTCCACCTGGAAGCGGGCGAAAACGACCTGCTGTTCAGCGACTCGACGCGCCTGGTGCGGCGGCTCGAGGACTATGCCGTCCCCGTCGACTTCCACGCGACGCCGGGCGCCATTCACTCCTTCCCGGCGCTTGCCAGCGCGACGCCCGAAGGCCAGGCGGCGATCGCCCGCATGGCCGCCTTCATGCGCACCCGCCTGGGATAA
- a CDS encoding SMP-30/gluconolactonase/LRE family protein, with the protein MLKRTCGLFLAALAVPAVHAETVDLAHPHIISKLVSVEDAVAINDDWVVGSSYSMTNAPTGFYLFNARTKAFETIKGGIASRFDRKAFPTCPGAPDFKTLSTHGVDYYPERKRLYLVNHGGRESVEVFDVALTGGKPHFTWVGCAVAPANTYPDAVAGLADGGMIVTSLWNPNDPTRNDKMKAAAPLGGVFKWSPVAGWSTVPGTADFSGPNGVLATRDGKTIYVNLYAGKQVARVDLSGGHATVRLASVPYLADNIRWNSRGTAIYVGGQAESLDTMFKCYAAPFPGCKTIKFQINLLDPKTMTMSVVVPAGTYQGMSAGTGAIDLNKELWVTSFKDDDIAIFPITG; encoded by the coding sequence GTGTTGAAGCGAACCTGCGGCCTGTTCCTGGCCGCGCTGGCCGTGCCTGCCGTCCATGCGGAGACCGTCGATCTGGCGCACCCGCATATCATCTCGAAGCTGGTCAGCGTCGAGGATGCCGTCGCCATCAATGATGATTGGGTGGTGGGAAGCAGCTACTCGATGACGAACGCGCCGACCGGCTTCTATCTGTTCAATGCCCGGACGAAGGCGTTCGAGACGATCAAGGGCGGCATAGCGTCGCGGTTCGACAGGAAGGCGTTCCCGACCTGCCCGGGCGCGCCCGACTTCAAGACGCTTTCGACGCACGGAGTCGATTATTACCCCGAGCGGAAGCGGCTCTACCTGGTCAACCATGGCGGCCGTGAATCGGTCGAGGTGTTCGACGTGGCGCTCACGGGCGGAAAGCCGCATTTCACCTGGGTCGGTTGTGCCGTCGCCCCGGCGAATACCTATCCGGACGCGGTTGCCGGCCTCGCGGACGGCGGGATGATCGTCACGAGCCTGTGGAATCCGAACGATCCCACGCGGAACGACAAGATGAAGGCGGCCGCGCCCCTGGGGGGCGTGTTCAAATGGTCGCCCGTGGCCGGCTGGTCGACGGTGCCCGGCACGGCAGACTTCTCGGGGCCGAACGGCGTCCTGGCGACCCGTGACGGCAAGACGATCTACGTCAATCTCTATGCCGGCAAGCAGGTTGCCCGGGTCGACCTGTCGGGGGGCCATGCCACGGTCAGGCTCGCCAGCGTCCCCTATCTGGCGGACAATATCCGCTGGAACAGCCGGGGCACGGCGATTTACGTCGGTGGCCAGGCCGAATCCCTGGATACCATGTTCAAATGCTACGCCGCGCCGTTCCCCGGCTGCAAGACGATCAAGTTCCAGATCAACCTGCTCGATCCGAAGACGATGACGATGTCGGTCGTCGTGCCGGCGGGCACCTACCAGGGGATGAGCGCGGGAACCGGCGCGATCGATCTGAACAAGGAGCTTTGGGTGACGTCCTTCAAGGACGACGACATCGCGATCTTCCCGATCACCGGCTGA